GTAAACATCGTCCAGTTACAAAAACGAGCATGGTTTAGCTTGTTAGGCATTATTAAGTTACAATATTTGGATTTTACAATAGTATAAATCTTGCAGCTACTAACCCAAGAACACCCACGGACTAGTGCTTTTCCATTTCGTTGAATCTTCTCGCAATATCAAACACTAAGAAAACCaacatatttttatcaatttcttGATCCAAGTTTCtatataagaaatcaacaatccaaacaagaataatatattataaaatcacATTAACTGgaacattagtaaacatagcaAAGTTTACTATAGAAAAACTAACTAACCACATATATCAAGCGTAATTACACAACCCATAGACACAAACGTCACCAACCAAACAACGATGGTAACACTCCCCACAATGCCTCTTATCATAAGCCAAGTAAACACATTCTCCTCCACAACAAGTCTGCGTGAACTTGCATTGGTTGTTACATGCGCCGCAATTATCGTTATCGTACGCCACATCAACACACTTGTTGCTACAACAAGCCATTGTGGAGTTGGACGATCCTTGACTCTTGCATATCTCCTCGTTCTTGTTGCAATGATCAGCCGCGTTAGGGTTGCGATGACCTTTCTTCTCGTTTTGCGCTAGGAAACGACTCACCCTAGGA
This Brassica napus cultivar Da-Ae chromosome C6, Da-Ae, whole genome shotgun sequence DNA region includes the following protein-coding sequences:
- the LOC125588700 gene encoding stigma-specific STIG1-like protein 3, encoding MGLKNIVLAIFLIAITIIILISTVSVSDSETETHMQTQTLVTKELPRVSRFLAQNEKKGHRNPNAADHCNKNEEICKSQGSSNSTMACCSNKCVDVAYDNDNCGACNNQCKFTQTCCGGECVYLAYDKRHCGECYHRCLVGDVCVYGLCNYA